CTTGTACAAAATGTATTCCACGGAACTGGAAATGGAAGGATACGAAACAGTTTGGCACAATACTGGAATTGGCGCAACCGAAACGGCAAAAAAAGAAAATCCCGCTTTAATCCTGTTAGACATTATGTTGCCCGATAAAGATGGGATAAAAATTCTTAAAGATCTAAAGGAGGAACCGGCCACAAAAAACATTCCTGTTGTTATGTTGACCAATTTTGGTAGCGACGAGAACATAAAGGTGGCTTTGGAAACCGGCGCCGAAGATTTTATTTTAAAGTATCAAATTGTTCCGGCGGAACTTGTAGTAAAAATAAAACAAATTCTTAAGGTCTAGTTTGTTGGTTTTTATGTTTAATTTAAATACCAATGTAGCTCATGTAGCTACTAAGGTTGTTCAATCACAAATGGCAATCTTGGGTTCCCAAATTGCAGTTTCTAAGGCTCAAGAGATTCCGGGACTTCTTGTGTCCGAAAACGGGATAGTTACAAGTATCAAAGGTAAACCACGAGAAGTTTTGCAATTATTAGTTAGCAAGTACACATCACTTTCTGGGGAGATTGTTAAAAACATAATTAAAC
This window of the Patescibacteria group bacterium genome carries:
- a CDS encoding response regulator produces the protein MPKILLIEDDESLYKMYSTELEMEGYETVWHNTGIGATETAKKENPALILLDIMLPDKDGIKILKDLKEEPATKNIPVVMLTNFGSDENIKVALETGAEDFILKYQIVPAELVVKIKQILKV